A portion of the Nitrospira sp. genome contains these proteins:
- a CDS encoding Gfo/Idh/MocA family oxidoreductase — MAKLSVGIIGTGFGAKVHGPAFQTIPAVEVMAIAGQDRQKAVLAGQALGIPTVHDSWQRLIDDEKVEAVVVAVPPSAHFDVVTAALRAGKHVLCEKPFGVDAGQAARMWEMARASDRVCMVDYMFRTAPERVRLKELLDGHEIGRIIRVTVEWTVRGRAAGNSAWSWQFDPSYGGGVLFAFGAHVVDYLQWLVGPVRSVAARLSTRGGPAQSVPRDRPVAADTLDAMLLLEGDIPVSITVSNATPGGRGHWLTIYGERGALIVGNANLADTVIGTRLYRSDMATGALREIPVASITGEGVTDGRTLLVGRVAERFAGAIRSGISAAPSFEDGWRGQLAMDAIRLAHDQQRWTPVRFPTGQDQFPSPGRRIQ, encoded by the coding sequence ATGGCGAAACTCAGCGTTGGGATCATCGGGACCGGGTTCGGCGCGAAGGTCCATGGGCCTGCATTTCAAACCATTCCAGCCGTCGAGGTGATGGCGATTGCCGGGCAGGATCGTCAGAAAGCGGTGCTGGCGGGGCAGGCATTGGGCATTCCAACCGTCCATGATTCGTGGCAGCGGCTGATCGACGATGAGAAGGTTGAGGCGGTCGTCGTCGCCGTTCCACCGTCGGCTCATTTCGATGTGGTGACGGCGGCGTTGCGGGCAGGCAAACATGTGTTGTGCGAAAAGCCGTTCGGCGTCGATGCCGGCCAGGCCGCGCGGATGTGGGAGATGGCTCGCGCGAGCGACAGGGTCTGCATGGTCGACTATATGTTTCGGACGGCGCCGGAGCGGGTTCGACTGAAGGAGTTGCTCGATGGCCACGAGATCGGGCGGATCATCAGAGTGACCGTCGAATGGACGGTCCGGGGGCGCGCCGCCGGAAACAGTGCCTGGTCGTGGCAGTTTGATCCGTCTTACGGAGGGGGCGTGTTGTTTGCGTTTGGAGCGCATGTCGTCGATTACCTTCAATGGTTGGTCGGCCCCGTCCGGAGCGTGGCCGCCCGTCTGAGCACCAGGGGGGGACCAGCGCAATCCGTTCCCAGGGATCGTCCCGTCGCGGCGGATACGTTGGACGCGATGCTGCTGCTGGAAGGCGACATTCCCGTATCGATCACGGTGTCGAATGCGACACCCGGAGGCCGCGGACACTGGCTCACGATTTACGGGGAGCGCGGGGCGTTGATCGTTGGAAATGCCAACCTGGCCGACACCGTCATCGGCACCAGGCTGTATCGGTCGGATATGGCGACCGGGGCATTGCGGGAGATCCCGGTCGCGTCGATTACCGGTGAAGGAGTGACCGACGGACGGACCCTGCTGGTCGGTCGCGTTGCCGAGCGTTTCGCTGGTGCCATTCGGTCCGGAATCTCAGCGGCCCCCTCATTTGAAGACGGCTGGCGTGGGCAGCTTGCCATGGACGCCATACGGCTGGCCCACGACCAGCAACGCTGGACGCCGGTACGGTTTCCGACCGGGCAGGATCAGTTCCCGAGCCCCGGCCGGCGCATTCAATGA
- the cysC gene encoding adenylyl-sulfate kinase: MKKALTIWLTGLPCAGKTTLANMLFRSLLAQGLSNVEVLDGDVVRTHLSKGLGFSRADRDTNILRIGWVCQVLTKHGVCSIVAAVSPFRAVRNEVRAMIEKVGGPGSFIEVWVRCGVEECIRRDVKGMYAKALRGEIQQFTGVSDPYEEPLQADIVVDTSRESPSVSVGRILEVVNRGNL; encoded by the coding sequence TTGAAGAAGGCGTTGACCATCTGGCTGACGGGGTTGCCCTGTGCGGGTAAGACGACCCTGGCCAATATGCTCTTTCGAAGCCTGTTGGCGCAGGGCCTGAGCAATGTGGAAGTGTTGGATGGCGATGTCGTCCGCACCCATCTTTCCAAAGGGCTTGGATTCTCCCGCGCCGATCGGGATACGAACATCCTGCGGATCGGGTGGGTTTGCCAGGTGTTGACCAAGCACGGGGTCTGCAGCATCGTAGCCGCAGTGTCACCCTTTCGAGCCGTCCGGAATGAAGTGCGCGCGATGATTGAAAAGGTAGGAGGGCCGGGATCGTTTATCGAGGTGTGGGTGCGCTGCGGGGTTGAGGAATGCATCCGGCGTGACGTCAAAGGCATGTACGCGAAGGCGTTGCGGGGCGAAATTCAGCAGTTCACCGGCGTGTCCGATCCCTATGAAGAGCCGCTCCAGGCCGACATCGTCGTGGATACAAGTCGTGAATCTCCGTCTGTATCGGTCGGACGTATCCTGGAGGTCGTCAACCGTGGCAATCTCTGA
- a CDS encoding glycosyltransferase, producing the protein MKIFVLLSNAPHSGGEAIEVVGHEVVAKAQQLGHSVCLQVIFRDPRGSKAAQQAEQTLREVKVPGVVVCPMLYVEDVADVSSKRGLVSRLGRLFTSLTLRRLFPASGLGSMVERRVRESGADAILSIWSWEALAATYHISGVPKFVYYGNPDHLPMQARLRHPDLFGLPTASMGDRLWLWFEGVRNERRKQLNISMMNACEVTANNSVLDAEFYRAHGHPHSIYLQNMWPVVEPASRPALKPDSQPRPIKIIGSVGNLGATGNTFALTYLGRELLPRLAARFKDRPFEIHLLGKGTPSAASAAALNDPRVKIRGWVEDINEEFRSSSAFLVLTNVNADFLVGNTRILLAWALGTCVVMHENSSLAMPEIEHGANALLGKTPDELAELIVSAVDDEALRRRIGQGGQRTFETYYRSDVVVPKMFDLVQDMVDRSRSASAVARGNAAH; encoded by the coding sequence ATGAAGATTTTTGTCCTGTTGTCCAATGCGCCTCATTCCGGCGGTGAAGCGATCGAGGTCGTGGGGCATGAAGTGGTGGCGAAGGCACAGCAACTCGGACATTCGGTATGTCTCCAAGTGATCTTCCGGGACCCTCGCGGAAGCAAGGCCGCGCAGCAAGCCGAACAGACGCTTCGCGAGGTGAAGGTTCCCGGCGTTGTGGTCTGCCCCATGCTGTATGTCGAGGATGTGGCGGATGTGTCCTCTAAACGGGGGCTGGTGTCGCGGCTTGGACGGTTGTTCACCTCGTTGACCTTGCGCCGCCTGTTTCCCGCCTCCGGTCTCGGGAGCATGGTGGAACGACGGGTGCGTGAGTCCGGTGCGGATGCCATTCTGAGTATTTGGAGTTGGGAGGCGTTGGCTGCGACCTATCACATTTCAGGCGTTCCGAAGTTCGTGTATTACGGAAACCCGGACCATTTACCGATGCAGGCGCGACTCCGACATCCCGACTTGTTCGGGCTCCCGACGGCTTCGATGGGGGATCGTCTGTGGTTGTGGTTCGAGGGGGTGCGGAATGAACGGCGAAAGCAGCTCAATATCAGCATGATGAATGCCTGCGAGGTTACAGCCAACAATTCAGTATTGGATGCGGAGTTTTATCGGGCTCACGGGCATCCGCATTCGATCTATTTGCAAAACATGTGGCCGGTCGTCGAACCGGCGTCGAGGCCTGCGTTGAAGCCTGATTCGCAGCCGCGCCCGATCAAAATCATCGGTAGTGTCGGCAATCTCGGCGCGACCGGCAATACCTTCGCCCTGACGTACCTGGGGCGGGAACTCTTGCCCCGACTTGCGGCCCGATTCAAAGATCGCCCGTTTGAAATCCATTTGCTGGGGAAAGGCACTCCGTCGGCTGCCTCGGCCGCCGCGCTCAACGATCCCCGGGTCAAGATTCGCGGGTGGGTGGAGGACATCAATGAGGAGTTCCGATCGTCGTCCGCTTTCCTGGTGCTCACGAATGTGAACGCCGACTTTCTGGTGGGCAATACCAGAATTCTGCTCGCCTGGGCCCTCGGCACCTGTGTCGTCATGCATGAGAACAGCAGCCTGGCGATGCCTGAAATCGAGCACGGGGCCAATGCTTTGTTGGGGAAGACGCCCGACGAACTGGCGGAGTTGATTGTCTCGGCAGTGGACGATGAGGCGCTTCGAAGACGAATCGGGCAGGGGGGGCAGCGAACGTTCGAGACCTATTATCGATCGGATGTGGTCGTTCCGAAAATGTTTGATCTTGTACAGGACATGGTGGACCGATCCCGTTCGGCCTCTGCCGTGGCTAGAGGGAATGCCGCTCACTGA
- a CDS encoding class I SAM-dependent methyltransferase yields MVSGHFTHCQNCGHQPLLSIMDFGHHPPCDSLVRPAQLTQPEPFYPLHLLRCERCGLVQIDYAVDPAELFYEGYPYMTGITGALKSNFDAMAGKVIETLGLQPGSLVIDIGSNDGTILEGFKARGMRVLGVEPTGIAKIANSKGIPTRQAFFSEDVARDILQKEGPASLITAANVFAHVANLGPCLRGIHALLGDRGTFISESHYLLDLIDTLQYDTIYHEHLRFYSIKPMQDMMKRFGFSVVDAERIPNHGGSIRVYAVKGTEKNPSGRLQELVKQEEAYGLYETALYTTFAQRVRQSKWKLMHLLSDLKMKGHRIAGIGSPGRSSTVMNYCGIGPDYLDYTAEQATSLKVGLFTPGTHVPVVDEKRLFEDQPEYALVLAWHLGETIPRKLRSKGLRSKFIMPLPDPVILDW; encoded by the coding sequence ATGGTCAGCGGCCATTTCACCCATTGCCAGAATTGCGGGCATCAGCCGCTCCTCTCGATCATGGATTTCGGCCACCATCCACCCTGCGATTCATTGGTGCGTCCGGCGCAATTGACTCAGCCCGAGCCGTTTTATCCGTTGCATCTCCTGCGTTGCGAACGATGCGGGCTGGTTCAGATCGACTATGCGGTCGATCCTGCGGAGTTGTTCTACGAGGGGTATCCCTACATGACCGGAATTACCGGCGCGCTCAAAAGTAATTTTGATGCGATGGCCGGGAAGGTCATCGAGACCTTGGGCCTGCAGCCCGGCAGTCTGGTCATCGACATCGGGTCGAACGACGGCACGATTTTGGAGGGGTTCAAGGCGAGAGGGATGCGCGTGTTGGGCGTGGAGCCGACGGGCATCGCGAAGATTGCCAATTCGAAAGGGATTCCGACTCGGCAGGCGTTTTTCAGCGAAGACGTCGCGCGGGATATTTTACAGAAGGAAGGGCCGGCATCGCTGATTACGGCCGCCAACGTCTTTGCGCATGTGGCCAACCTCGGTCCCTGCCTCCGGGGTATTCATGCGTTGCTGGGGGATCGGGGCACGTTCATTTCCGAGTCGCACTATCTGCTTGATCTGATCGACACGTTGCAATATGACACGATCTACCACGAGCACCTGCGCTTCTATTCGATCAAGCCGATGCAGGATATGATGAAACGGTTCGGCTTCAGCGTGGTCGATGCCGAGCGTATTCCGAATCATGGCGGATCCATTCGGGTCTATGCCGTGAAAGGGACCGAGAAAAATCCCAGCGGCCGGCTGCAAGAGCTGGTGAAGCAGGAGGAGGCCTATGGTCTCTACGAGACTGCCTTGTACACCACCTTCGCTCAACGGGTCAGGCAATCCAAATGGAAACTCATGCACCTGTTGTCGGATTTGAAGATGAAGGGGCATCGGATTGCCGGTATCGGATCTCCAGGCCGGTCGAGCACGGTGATGAACTATTGCGGTATCGGTCCGGACTATCTGGATTACACGGCCGAGCAGGCGACATCACTCAAGGTGGGATTGTTTACGCCGGGCACGCACGTGCCGGTGGTGGATGAGAAGCGTCTCTTTGAAGATCAACCGGAGTACGCGCTGGTATTGGCGTGGCATCTGGGCGAGACGATCCCTCGTAAATTGCGCAGCAAGGGATTGCGGTCGAAGTTTATCATGCCGTTGCCCGATCCCGTCATTCTCGACTGGTAG
- a CDS encoding putative sugar O-methyltransferase encodes MKFAVRDKTMFQTAFSPSREEARTLLDYVRYLWEEEVGARIAAHPLYRPSDLWKHWAGQTFTGFSLDTILLQGGHAFPSSVEVGLSGEGAGNTSRWRRCLGALFGGKEAARIRQGRDPVQLQRRFRQFYPHVAVCPEHERWYAWHPNPYFRCLEAYVLREKKPLPEQMLEVGAGACVNVAFYRSLNPSLRTTIIDLPETIMFGYCFLKSVFPDIRITLPHEVGSRQVDERTDVRFLLPTQVDLVPDDSMDFCFNMSSFQEMTIDTVNHYLRFMARTLKPGGTLLSVNLETSRYLEGNALNHFDFSLYHATPRVQPAPFGTDLVGHIPGLRMVHAEVANSARTPEAARL; translated from the coding sequence ATGAAATTTGCCGTTCGCGATAAGACGATGTTTCAGACGGCGTTCTCGCCTTCCCGCGAGGAGGCGCGCACATTGCTGGATTACGTGCGGTATCTGTGGGAGGAGGAGGTCGGTGCCCGCATCGCGGCGCATCCGCTGTATCGACCCTCGGACCTCTGGAAACACTGGGCGGGACAGACATTTACAGGATTCTCGCTGGACACCATTCTGTTGCAAGGCGGTCATGCATTTCCGTCCTCCGTCGAAGTCGGGTTGAGCGGAGAGGGGGCGGGAAACACATCGCGCTGGCGGCGCTGTCTCGGCGCGTTATTCGGCGGCAAGGAAGCCGCCCGCATCCGGCAAGGCCGGGATCCAGTGCAATTGCAGCGGCGGTTCCGGCAGTTTTATCCGCATGTGGCCGTGTGTCCGGAGCATGAACGCTGGTATGCGTGGCATCCGAATCCCTATTTCCGATGTTTGGAAGCCTATGTGTTGCGGGAGAAAAAACCGCTTCCGGAACAGATGCTGGAAGTCGGCGCGGGGGCCTGTGTCAACGTGGCCTTCTATCGGAGTCTGAATCCGTCCCTGCGCACGACGATCATCGACCTTCCGGAGACGATCATGTTCGGATATTGTTTCCTGAAAAGTGTGTTTCCTGACATCCGGATTACGTTGCCCCACGAGGTTGGATCGCGGCAGGTCGATGAGCGCACGGATGTCCGGTTTCTGTTGCCGACGCAGGTCGACTTGGTGCCGGACGACAGCATGGATTTCTGTTTCAACATGTCCTCGTTCCAGGAAATGACCATCGACACGGTGAACCATTATCTCCGTTTCATGGCGCGGACGCTCAAGCCGGGCGGGACACTTTTGTCGGTGAATCTGGAAACATCGCGCTATCTGGAAGGGAATGCGTTGAACCACTTCGACTTTTCCCTGTACCATGCGACACCTCGGGTGCAGCCGGCCCCGTTCGGGACGGACTTGGTCGGTCATATCCCCGGGTTGCGCATGGTGCACGCGGAAGTGGCGAATTCAGCGCGGACGCCGGAGGCAGCGCGGCTCTGA
- a CDS encoding alginate lyase family protein, with product MGSEAPLDFAARLRSKVHHIGLLATVRMGICKALRPLRVRRQRAHVSRQPYRVSRGELAAAFGVTPGDLSAVVGRIRGSLTQRLPVSPESVAAIRALYEQQAPGVLEATVESADRICGHVFDLLGSGPVSLGTTIDWHRDFKSGYRWNPDQCFLDVAHGHEVGVDIKVPWELSRAHHLVLLAQTALLSGDQKYARECLAQMTSWIDANPTAHGVNWACPMDVAIRAVNWLWSLVLLAESPLMTEAWLTEVLASLVAHGRFLMGNLEVRDDGVTTNHYLADLVGLLYLGLCLKEVRDAEEWKTFAVRELVREMDRQVLADGAHYESSLSYHRLVTEMFLSSAVLCRCHGVELPPTFHDRLEKMCEFVRGYTKPNGLAPQIGDADNGRLHILTGYGQADVRDHRHLLAVGAVLFDRPDWWVAAGPSWVEGLWFGGLRCAAWGRAQGSAQSESRAFPEAGLYILRGRADYALLNCNPPGSRGVGTHKHNDLLAVEMHLGGEDILVDSGCFLYTSDPQSYNRFRSTLYHSTVRVDQEEQNRLIPGKFFCLHPDSRLHRIQWDIGGPVEQAAADHDGYERFSHPVRHRRELRADWLNGSWRVTDHLFSPVSDSHPHRLEWTLTFAPHCSLQPAENGWSVVTPRQRFWLDGPRLSANGTPVAIAPRLDEGNVAEQYGRARRTLFLRWSWEGSLPVEGVFTIASLESRPT from the coding sequence ATGGGTAGCGAGGCGCCGCTCGATTTTGCGGCCCGTCTCCGGTCGAAAGTGCACCATATCGGACTGCTTGCAACGGTGCGCATGGGCATCTGCAAGGCCCTTCGCCCTTTGCGCGTCAGACGACAGCGCGCGCACGTTTCGCGTCAGCCCTACCGGGTCTCGCGAGGGGAACTGGCAGCCGCATTCGGCGTCACTCCCGGAGACCTCTCCGCTGTGGTGGGGCGAATACGTGGCTCCCTGACGCAGCGTCTCCCGGTTTCACCGGAGAGTGTGGCGGCGATTCGCGCGCTCTATGAACAGCAGGCACCGGGTGTGCTGGAGGCAACTGTCGAATCGGCCGACCGGATATGCGGGCATGTGTTCGACCTCCTGGGTTCCGGCCCCGTGTCATTGGGAACGACGATCGACTGGCATCGGGATTTCAAGTCCGGTTACCGCTGGAATCCCGATCAGTGCTTTCTCGACGTGGCCCATGGCCATGAAGTCGGCGTCGATATCAAGGTGCCATGGGAATTGTCACGTGCTCACCACCTTGTGCTGCTGGCGCAGACCGCCCTCCTGAGCGGAGATCAAAAGTACGCAAGGGAATGTTTGGCCCAAATGACCAGCTGGATCGACGCGAATCCGACCGCGCATGGGGTCAACTGGGCCTGTCCCATGGACGTCGCGATCCGCGCCGTCAACTGGTTGTGGTCGCTCGTCTTGTTGGCGGAGTCGCCGCTCATGACAGAGGCGTGGCTGACGGAGGTCCTCGCGTCGCTGGTGGCGCACGGCCGGTTCCTCATGGGCAATCTCGAAGTCCGCGACGACGGCGTGACGACCAATCACTACCTGGCTGATCTTGTGGGATTACTCTATCTCGGACTTTGCTTGAAGGAAGTCCGCGACGCAGAGGAATGGAAGACGTTTGCGGTTCGGGAATTGGTGCGTGAGATGGATCGGCAGGTGCTCGCCGACGGCGCGCACTATGAGTCGAGTCTGTCCTATCACCGCTTGGTGACGGAAATGTTTCTGTCGTCGGCCGTGTTGTGCCGTTGCCATGGGGTGGAGTTGCCGCCGACCTTTCATGATCGGTTGGAGAAGATGTGTGAGTTTGTCCGGGGCTATACCAAGCCCAATGGTCTGGCACCGCAGATCGGAGACGCCGATAACGGTCGCCTGCATATTCTGACCGGGTACGGGCAGGCCGATGTCCGGGATCACCGCCACCTGCTCGCCGTCGGCGCGGTGTTGTTCGATCGTCCGGACTGGTGGGTCGCGGCCGGCCCCTCGTGGGTCGAAGGGTTGTGGTTCGGTGGTCTCCGCTGTGCCGCGTGGGGGAGGGCGCAGGGCTCGGCGCAGAGCGAGAGCCGAGCCTTTCCGGAGGCAGGGCTCTATATACTGCGCGGGCGAGCCGACTATGCCTTGCTCAATTGCAATCCGCCTGGATCGAGGGGCGTTGGAACGCACAAGCACAATGACCTGCTCGCAGTGGAGATGCACCTTGGGGGGGAAGATATTCTTGTGGATTCGGGTTGTTTTCTCTATACTTCCGACCCGCAATCCTATAATCGATTTCGCAGCACCCTCTACCACTCAACCGTTAGGGTGGATCAGGAGGAGCAGAACCGTCTCATTCCCGGGAAGTTCTTTTGTTTGCACCCGGATAGCCGGCTGCATCGTATTCAATGGGACATCGGTGGACCGGTGGAACAGGCCGCGGCGGACCACGATGGATATGAACGGTTCTCCCACCCGGTGAGGCACCGGCGTGAGTTGCGAGCCGACTGGCTGAACGGGTCGTGGCGCGTCACGGATCATCTGTTCAGTCCCGTGAGCGATTCTCACCCGCATCGTCTTGAATGGACGTTGACCTTTGCGCCTCATTGTTCATTGCAGCCTGCGGAAAACGGATGGTCGGTGGTGACCCCCAGGCAGCGGTTCTGGCTGGACGGTCCGCGGTTGTCCGCGAATGGAACGCCTGTGGCCATCGCCCCACGCCTCGACGAGGGGAATGTGGCGGAGCAATACGGCAGGGCGCGGCGGACTCTTTTTCTTCGCTGGAGTTGGGAGGGCTCGCTTCCGGTTGAAGGAGTGTTCACGATCGCCTCCCTGGAGTCACGTCCGACATGA
- a CDS encoding oligosaccharide flippase family protein, with amino-acid sequence MDRSFLWFLLPTLLQTVIGVGVMVPITTYYLDPADLGTVAILTALAMLVTPLASTGDNWVLSTHWHATPESGRKELLFNLLLANLGMKTVWVVVFWLLSPLVLPQLIRDYRPEYQQYFGLMLLGLLAGTLWGTLSPLMVIERAPVSHAMNESLQWAAGATTTLVGLSVMKIGVLAMFLAPIAAGLASVLHGCRYAARRVSLRPSLHWSKQIVQSGLPAIPFSLMDVVANSMDRFVIQRWLDLSTLGIYAHSQSYRGMFVTVTKAYSRTMTPTFLELFAGNPRQSQRQVEETVSLWYLCVAAGGMLVTLFSAEVIHLLTHGKFDRAAELVPIWFLLMCVHSMAIPYTQYLLTVRQSVLLSWSSVLMGLGTMGLVVAATWLFGVIGATSAAVFGALALHGMRFFLARRFGCPYGLETGALWSMGAVLAVYVVTYRVGLPVSAKMMMAAAVMTVLWIKTAPLWSWQAVARLWSAPK; translated from the coding sequence GTGGATAGGAGCTTCCTGTGGTTTCTGCTCCCGACGCTGCTCCAAACCGTGATAGGGGTCGGCGTCATGGTTCCGATCACGACGTATTACCTCGACCCGGCTGATCTTGGCACCGTCGCCATTCTCACCGCCCTTGCCATGCTGGTGACGCCGCTTGCCTCGACCGGTGACAACTGGGTGCTCTCGACCCATTGGCACGCGACGCCGGAGTCCGGCCGAAAAGAACTGCTGTTCAACCTGCTGTTGGCCAATCTGGGGATGAAAACCGTGTGGGTGGTGGTGTTCTGGCTGCTCTCTCCGCTGGTGTTGCCGCAGTTGATTCGAGACTATCGCCCCGAGTATCAGCAGTATTTCGGGTTGATGCTGCTGGGGTTGCTGGCCGGGACCTTGTGGGGGACGCTCAGTCCGCTGATGGTGATCGAACGGGCGCCTGTCAGCCATGCGATGAATGAATCGTTGCAGTGGGCGGCAGGGGCGACCACGACGTTAGTAGGCCTCTCGGTGATGAAGATCGGAGTCCTGGCCATGTTTCTCGCACCTATTGCTGCGGGCCTTGCCTCCGTCCTGCACGGGTGTCGTTATGCAGCGCGCCGGGTCTCTCTGCGGCCCAGCCTGCATTGGAGCAAACAGATTGTGCAAAGCGGCCTACCGGCGATTCCGTTCAGTCTGATGGACGTGGTGGCCAACAGCATGGATCGCTTTGTTATTCAACGATGGCTGGATCTCTCGACGTTGGGCATCTATGCCCATTCACAAAGTTATCGCGGGATGTTCGTCACGGTGACAAAAGCCTATTCACGGACCATGACGCCCACGTTCCTGGAGTTATTTGCGGGAAATCCTCGCCAGTCGCAGCGACAAGTTGAAGAGACTGTGTCGCTGTGGTACCTCTGTGTGGCGGCAGGCGGCATGCTGGTCACGCTGTTTTCTGCCGAGGTGATCCATCTCCTGACGCATGGGAAATTCGATCGGGCGGCGGAACTCGTGCCGATCTGGTTCCTGCTCATGTGTGTGCACAGCATGGCGATACCTTACACCCAATATCTGTTGACGGTCCGCCAGAGTGTCCTCCTCTCCTGGTCCTCCGTGCTGATGGGCCTGGGAACGATGGGGCTCGTCGTGGCTGCCACCTGGCTGTTCGGTGTCATCGGGGCGACGAGCGCAGCGGTCTTTGGCGCCTTGGCGCTGCATGGGATGCGGTTTTTCCTGGCGCGCCGGTTCGGGTGTCCCTATGGGCTTGAGACGGGCGCGCTCTGGAGTATGGGCGCCGTGCTTGCCGTGTATGTGGTGACTTATCGGGTGGGGCTGCCGGTTTCGGCAAAAATGATGATGGCAGCGGCTGTCATGACGGTGCTGTGGATCAAGACGGCGCCCCTCTGGTCGTGGCAGGCCGTGGCGCGACTCTGGTCGGCGCCGAAATGA
- a CDS encoding class I SAM-dependent methyltransferase, with protein MKNAIASRIGEGLVTLLPEFLCTAFAKQLAERNPQLLLEALGPKLNRTPSLDTMPFDLSPSAPLQFEDLSGLFASTSLDHGVIAMTVRQTAYLFGLVRRLKPHKVIEIGRYKGGSTLTIAAAMNGQGEFWSIDLGEKEARLHQRGTNRTFDDEIRDICARFGLSVTLLVGDSRTIEVETGEVDLVFIDGDHSYEGVKNDFERFGRRVKVGGAVLFDDACDEAVFHTHSESVGKLLDEIVAQQSFRLVKSVNRLAHIERVR; from the coding sequence GTGAAGAACGCGATTGCTTCTCGAATCGGAGAAGGCCTTGTTACCTTGTTACCGGAGTTCCTATGTACGGCGTTTGCCAAGCAATTAGCGGAGCGAAATCCGCAACTGTTGCTGGAGGCCCTCGGTCCGAAGCTGAACCGGACCCCATCCCTGGATACGATGCCGTTCGACTTGTCTCCCTCCGCTCCGTTGCAATTCGAAGACCTCTCCGGCCTGTTCGCCAGCACCTCGCTCGATCATGGGGTGATCGCGATGACCGTCCGGCAGACCGCGTACCTGTTCGGGTTGGTCCGTCGCTTGAAACCGCACAAGGTCATTGAAATCGGGCGATATAAGGGAGGCTCCACCCTGACGATTGCCGCAGCCATGAACGGACAGGGCGAGTTCTGGTCGATTGATCTCGGCGAAAAGGAAGCGCGTTTGCACCAGCGGGGTACTAACCGAACGTTCGACGATGAGATTCGCGATATCTGCGCGAGATTTGGTTTGTCCGTCACGTTGCTGGTCGGCGATTCACGGACGATCGAAGTCGAGACCGGCGAAGTCGACCTCGTGTTCATCGACGGCGACCACAGTTACGAGGGTGTGAAGAATGATTTCGAACGTTTCGGCCGGCGCGTGAAAGTCGGCGGCGCGGTCCTCTTCGATGATGCCTGCGATGAAGCTGTTTTTCACACGCATTCGGAATCGGTCGGAAAGTTGCTGGACGAAATCGTGGCGCAACAATCGTTCCGCCTCGTCAAGTCGGTCAACCGGTTGGCTCACATCGAGCGCGTCCGGTAG
- a CDS encoding sulfotransferase, translating to MLVGIFGAGRNGSSLLMRLLDGSPGLWIYPIELNYLRSFAPRSLRSAVKRTLASCASHLSGQADGTFEQRQRQLFRAWVADQLDELKQTYLDKLVQPITPDGVPLERIMAHITGDAKHDLESYLDAIRLCYDQRTLPTPPLLMFKSIEVSNLSRYQAMFPGMKCIHIMRHPYSNYSSLKRTDMVLKQKPFWFQGGDILRLQLESRWIPHAEFTLQGLTTEPTRHYLVRYEDICDSPTRTVTDICSWLGVAPPEEPTVQTVLGGRHTKSLPINSSLKGVETPAEVVSDMAKAYGYDDILTERERNLILLRTYQLGRRLGYFSEQDAAQVPARLPLFLQWLAPDQWEYMNASSKFRLARALIQRRLYLCRVLLSPHA from the coding sequence GTGCTGGTTGGTATTTTCGGCGCCGGTCGCAACGGGTCGTCGCTCCTCATGCGGCTGCTGGACGGCAGTCCGGGCCTGTGGATCTACCCGATCGAACTGAACTATTTGCGCAGTTTCGCGCCGCGTTCGCTGAGAAGCGCCGTGAAGCGGACGTTGGCCTCCTGCGCGTCGCACCTGTCTGGGCAGGCGGATGGGACGTTCGAACAACGGCAGCGGCAGTTGTTTCGAGCCTGGGTAGCCGATCAGCTGGATGAGCTCAAGCAGACCTATCTGGATAAGCTGGTACAGCCCATTACTCCCGACGGCGTTCCACTCGAGCGCATCATGGCGCATATCACCGGCGATGCGAAGCACGACCTGGAATCCTATCTGGACGCGATCCGTCTCTGTTACGACCAGCGGACATTGCCGACGCCGCCGCTGCTGATGTTCAAGTCGATCGAAGTCTCGAATCTTTCCCGCTACCAGGCCATGTTTCCCGGCATGAAATGTATTCATATCATGCGGCATCCCTATTCCAATTACAGCTCGCTCAAGCGCACGGACATGGTCTTGAAGCAAAAGCCGTTCTGGTTTCAGGGCGGCGACATTCTCCGGTTGCAACTGGAGTCCCGCTGGATTCCCCATGCGGAGTTCACGTTGCAGGGCCTTACAACGGAGCCGACCCGGCATTATCTCGTTCGCTATGAGGATATCTGCGATTCGCCGACCCGCACGGTCACGGATATCTGTTCCTGGCTGGGCGTCGCGCCTCCCGAAGAGCCGACGGTCCAAACGGTCCTGGGAGGTCGGCATACCAAATCGCTGCCGATCAATTCCAGCCTGAAAGGCGTGGAGACACCCGCGGAGGTCGTGTCCGATATGGCGAAGGCCTATGGGTACGATGACATCCTGACCGAGCGCGAGCGGAATTTGATTTTGCTCCGGACCTATCAACTCGGTCGCCGGCTGGGATATTTTTCCGAACAGGATGCCGCGCAGGTCCCGGCCAGGCTGCCGCTGTTCCTGCAATGGTTGGCTCCGGACCAATGGGAGTATATGAACGCCTCCTCGAAGTTCCGGTTGGCACGCGCCCTGATTCAGCGCCGGCTCTATCTGTGCCGGGTCCTGCTCTCGCCGCATGCGTAG